One window from the genome of Salvia miltiorrhiza cultivar Shanhuang (shh) chromosome 7, IMPLAD_Smil_shh, whole genome shotgun sequence encodes:
- the LOC130992388 gene encoding uncharacterized protein LOC130992388, with protein sequence MEDMNIVRLSPLRPGGGGLKSPSSGKSTPRGSPSFRRLSSGRTPRREGRSGGYIFSYCFRSNRIVLWLLLITLWAYAGFYFQSRWAHGDNKEDLFSGGYGGEIKGGKSAAQRSNRRGLIAAVDSGALEFKNGTSNSSSENVDVVLAESGSGNSLNKNKASKKRSKRSGHGSRRRSSGKVKVVAQDVESEVDDVQMEEIPKKNTTYGFLVGPFGSVEDSILDWSPEKRSGTCDRKGAFARLVWSRKFVLIFHELSMTGAPLAMLELATEFLSCGATISVIVLNKKGGLMSELNRRKIKVLEDKSDLSFKTAMKANIIIAGSAVCSSWIEQYLSRTVLGSSQIMWWIMENRREYFDRSKHVINRVKKLIFLSEQQSKQWLAWCEEENIKLKDEPALVPLSVNDELAFAAGISCSLNTPSFTTENMLEKRRSLRSAVRQEMGLSDDDMVAVSLSSINPGKGQLLLMESARLMIEQGQQLNNSGPKDPILMDHDYYSRALLQNGRRDSVAKRDTPTKKRIRSSRIFTNEGRLDSLRYGRDARMRKMLSQNVGKKGQNLKVVIGSVGSKSNKVAYVKTLLTYLSAHSNLSKSVLWTPATTRVASLYAAADVYIMNSQGIGETFGRVTIEAMAFGLPVLGTDSGGTREIVEHNVTGLLHPLGRPGCQVLARNLEFLLENPSARQEMGMRGREKVEKMYLKKHMFQKFGEVLYKCMRIK encoded by the exons ATGGAGGATATGAACATAGTTAGGTTGTCCCCATTGAGGCCAGGCGGTGGTGGCTTGAAGTCGCCTTCGTCGGGAAAGTCAACTCCGAGGGGCTCTCCTTCTTTTAGGAGGCTGAGCTCCGGCCGGACTCCGAGAAGAGAGGGCAGGAGTGGTGGTTATATTTTTTCGTATTGCTTCAGAAGCAACCGCATTGTGCTTTGGCTGCTTTTGATCACTCTTTGGGCTTATGCTGGATTCTACTTCCAGTCGAGATGGGCGCATGGAGATAATAAGGAGGATCTTTTTAGTGGTGGCTATGGAGGTGAAATAAAAGGTGGAAAATCCGCAGCACAACGGAGTAACAGGAGGGGCTTGATTGCTGCTGTTGATTCTGGAGCACTTGAGTTCAAGAACGGGACGAGTAACTCAAGTTCGGAGAATGTGGATGTCGTTCTTGCAGAGAGTGGAAGTGGCAATTCATTGAATAAAAATAAGGCTTCGAAGAAGAGAAGTAAGAGATCCGGGCATGGTTCCCGTAGGAGGAGCTCTGGTAAAGTGAAGGTTGTGGCACAAGATGTAGAAAGTGAAGTTGATGATGTACAAATGGAAGAAATTCCCAAGAAGAATACAACTTATGGATTCCTTGTCGGTCCATTTGGCTCTGTGGAGGATTCGATTTTGGACTGGAGCCCTGAGAAGCGGTCAGGCACCTGTGACCGGAAGGGAGCATTTGCACGTCTTGTTTGGTCGAGGAAGTTTGTGTTGATCTTCCACGAGCTGTCCATGACGGGAGCTCCTCTTGCAATGCTGGAGCTGGCAACGGAATTTCTGAGCTGTGGAGCTACGATATCAGTTATAGTTCTGAACAAAAAGGGCGGCTTGATGTCGGAACTTAACCGTAGGAAAATTAAAGTGCTCGAGGACAAGTCAGATCTCAGCTTCAAAACAGCCATGAAAGCAAATATCATAATCGCAGGTTCTGCTGTCTGTTCATCGTGGATAG AGCAATACCTATCGCGTACTGTACTTGGTTCTAGTCAAATTATGTGGTGGATCATGGAGAATAGAAGAGAGTATTTCGACAGGTCGAAGCATGTGATCAATCGAGTAAAGAAGTTGATTTTTCTTTCCGAGCAACAGTCGAAGCAGTGGTTAGCCTGGTGTGAGGAAGAAAACATCAAGTTAAAAGACGAGCCTGCATTGGTGCCACTCTCGGTGAATGATGAGCTAGCCTTTGCAGCAGGCATCTCGTGCTCCCTAAATACTCCATCGTTCACCACGGAGAACATGCTGGAAAAGAGACGGTCATTGAGAAGCGCTGTTAGACAAGAAATGGGACTGTCTGATGACGATATGGTGGCTGTTTCCTTGAGCAGTATAAACCCCGGAAAGGGCCAGTTGTTGCTTATGGAATCGGCACGCTTGATGATTGAGCAAGGCCAGCAGCTGAACAACTCGGGCCCCAAAGATCCGATCTTGATGGATCACGATTATTATTCAAGAGCTCTGCTTCAGAATGGGAGAAGGGACAGTGTAGCAAAGCGCGACACACCCACAAAGAAAAGAATAAGGTCATCACGTATCTTCACCAACGAGGGAAGACTCGATTCTCTGAGGTATGGTAGAGATGCTAGGATGAGAAAAATGCTATCCCAAAACGTAGGAAAGAAGGGACAGAATCTTAAGGTAGTCATCGGTTCGGTGGGATCTAAAAGCAATAAAGTAGCTTatgtaaaaacacttcttacgTATCTATCAGCACATTCAAACTTGTCCAAATCTGTGCTGTGGACTCCTGCAACAACTCGTGTTGCCTCCCTTTATGCCGCAGCAGATGTTTATATAATGAATTCTCAG GGAATAGGAGAGACATTCGGAAGGGTAACGATTGAGGCCATGGCATTCGGACTTCCT GTCCTGGGAACGGATTCTGGAGGCACGAGGGAGATTGTCGAGCACAATGTAACGGGGCTGCTCCATCCTTTGGGGCGGCCGGGCTGTCAAGTTCTCGCAAGAAATCTCGAATTCTTGCTTGAGAATCCATCAGCAAGGCAAGAAATGGGAATGAGAGGCAGAGAGAAGGTGGAGAAGATGTACTTGAAGAAGCATATGTTTCAGAAATTTGGTGAGGTGTTGTACAAGTGCATGAGAATTAAGTAG